From a region of the Paenibacillus sp. FSL R10-2734 genome:
- a CDS encoding family 43 glycosylhydrolase translates to MREFNVKNPFIEQRADPWIYKHTDGYYYFIASVPEFDRIELRRSDSIQGLAEAEGKTIWVKHETGLMSANIWAPEIHYIDEKWYVYFAAAHTSDTKDGLFDHRMFAIENSSANPLEGEWVEKGQIKTKWETFALDATTFEHRGVRYYVWAQKDPDIPGNSNIYISEMENPWTLKGEQVCIATPEYEWEKIGFLVNEGAAIIKRNGRIFMTFSASATNHNYCMGLLTADENSDLMDPKSWVKTPEPVFTTSEENGQYGPGHNSFTVSEDGTQDILVFHARSYKEIVGDPLYDPNRHARVQVMQWNEDGTPNFGVPRPDTKSQT, encoded by the coding sequence ATGAGAGAATTTAATGTGAAAAATCCATTTATTGAGCAAAGAGCTGATCCTTGGATCTATAAACATACTGATGGATATTATTATTTCATAGCTTCGGTTCCAGAATTCGATAGAATTGAGCTTCGTCGATCTGATTCCATTCAAGGATTAGCTGAGGCTGAGGGCAAGACGATTTGGGTTAAGCATGAAACAGGTTTGATGAGTGCCAATATTTGGGCTCCTGAGATACATTATATTGATGAAAAGTGGTACGTGTATTTTGCAGCCGCACATACGTCTGACACTAAAGATGGATTGTTTGATCATCGCATGTTTGCAATAGAAAATTCATCCGCAAATCCACTCGAAGGAGAATGGGTGGAAAAGGGTCAAATCAAAACGAAATGGGAAACCTTTGCCTTGGATGCAACGACTTTTGAGCACAGAGGTGTTAGATACTACGTTTGGGCACAAAAGGATCCTGATATCCCTGGTAATTCTAATATCTATATTTCTGAAATGGAAAATCCTTGGACTTTAAAGGGCGAACAGGTGTGCATCGCCACGCCTGAATATGAATGGGAAAAAATCGGATTTTTGGTGAATGAGGGTGCGGCAATTATTAAACGTAATGGACGTATTTTCATGACCTTCTCGGCTAGTGCAACAAATCATAACTACTGTATGGGTTTGTTAACCGCTGATGAGAATAGTGATTTAATGGATCCAAAATCATGGGTCAAAACACCAGAACCCGTATTTACGACTTCTGAAGAAAACGGTCAATATGGTCCGGGACACAATAGCTTTACAGTCTCAGAGGATGGCACACAAGATATCCTAGTGTTCCATGCTAGAAGCTATAAGGAAATTGTAGGCGATCCGTTATATGATCCCAATCGTCACGCGCGTGTGCAAGTGATGCAATGGAATGAAGATGGAACGCCAAACTTTGGTGTGCCTAGACCAGATACGAAATCACAAACATAA
- a CDS encoding sugar ABC transporter permease — protein MKKKINWAPAFFVGPHVILFAIFILLPTIYGIYASFTKWNLMSDPVWVGLDNYKAILTDASSTFHTQFFRGLKNTLIFVVLSVPLLIVIPLMIAVALEHKKVKMKSLIQSILYIPGLISISAAALIWLLIFNKQLGITGNLFGSQIAWPANQPYAWIIIIVITLWGGIGGNMIIYRASLSGVAQELYESAELDGAGSIKRFTSITLPSIRFPLIYTFVMTTAGAFNVFGQPLMMTDGGPRQSTHVLMMYIRQLAFGNGESIAGMASAMAVLLGLVILVISALQYYVMNRNAT, from the coding sequence ATGAAAAAGAAAATAAATTGGGCACCTGCCTTCTTTGTAGGTCCGCACGTCATTTTGTTTGCTATCTTCATTTTATTGCCAACGATATATGGGATTTATGCTTCATTTACAAAGTGGAATTTAATGAGTGACCCGGTATGGGTAGGCTTAGATAACTATAAGGCCATTCTTACGGATGCCAGTTCTACTTTTCACACGCAATTTTTCAGAGGGCTGAAAAATACGTTAATCTTTGTTGTCCTCTCTGTTCCATTATTAATTGTTATCCCATTAATGATTGCGGTTGCACTGGAACATAAAAAAGTGAAAATGAAGAGCTTAATTCAATCTATTCTCTATATTCCAGGCTTGATTTCAATTTCTGCGGCAGCACTGATCTGGCTGTTGATCTTTAATAAGCAACTCGGGATCACTGGTAATCTGTTTGGATCACAAATCGCTTGGCCTGCAAATCAGCCGTATGCGTGGATTATCATTATTGTTATCACGCTATGGGGTGGTATTGGAGGCAACATGATTATTTATCGTGCTTCCTTAAGTGGCGTTGCGCAAGAGCTATATGAATCGGCCGAGCTTGATGGTGCGGGTTCTATTAAAAGATTCACTAGTATCACCTTGCCATCTATCCGTTTTCCATTAATTTATACCTTTGTTATGACAACTGCCGGAGCCTTTAATGTATTCGGCCAACCGTTAATGATGACCGATGGCGGGCCTCGACAAAGTACACACGTACTCATGATGTATATTCGTCAATTAGCTTTCGGTAACGGTGAATCCATCGCAGGGATGGCATCAGCTATGGCAGTGCTATTGGGATTGGTGATCTTGGTGATCTCAGCGCTGCAATATTATGTAATGAACCGAAATGCTACATAA
- a CDS encoding amidase, with amino-acid sequence MSFPYSTYDALGLAALVKAREVSPRELVEAAFARLDEVNPVLNAVVRTRREAALREADEMPVHDSSRPFAGVPFLLKDISQAIAGEPLTSGAMLMKDHIARRDSNYVARIRSGGFIPLGHTNTPEFGLKNITENVLHGPARNPWNPDYSPGGSSGGAAAAVASGIVPAAGASDGGGSIRIPASFTGLFGMKPTRGRTPVGPGVGRQWQGASIDFALTRSVRDSAAMLDLLQVVQPEAAFQTPLYPGVYLDDLFKPAQRKLRIAFTTASPVGTSVTNEAVIAVLKTVKWLEAEGYEVEEKLSPVNGVRLMENYYTMNTGEVAAMFVSLEKMMGRSINASEVDIVTWVLGEAGKKVSAAEFVHSLDEWDIAAAQMASLLNRYDLYITPTNADSAPRIGELTHSSAEIEKLLHVHELPKEEQQRMIYAMFEPSLTYTPFTQLANLTGQPAMSVPVHMSREGLPMGVQVMAAKGREDLLLQLAAQLEQSELWVGMTGNPLFP; translated from the coding sequence ATGTCCTTTCCTTATTCTACATATGACGCTCTAGGACTTGCTGCGCTTGTCAAAGCACGCGAAGTCTCCCCTCGAGAGCTTGTCGAAGCCGCCTTCGCTCGGCTCGATGAAGTTAATCCAGTCCTAAATGCGGTCGTACGCACTCGTAGAGAAGCTGCCCTTAGGGAAGCTGACGAGATGCCAGTTCATGATAGCTCTCGTCCATTTGCTGGCGTTCCCTTTCTGCTAAAGGATATCTCCCAAGCTATCGCTGGAGAACCTCTCACTTCGGGAGCCATGCTAATGAAAGACCACATTGCAAGACGTGACTCGAACTACGTAGCACGAATCAGAAGCGGCGGATTTATTCCGCTTGGACATACAAACACCCCAGAATTCGGCCTCAAAAACATTACCGAGAACGTCCTCCACGGCCCAGCACGTAATCCGTGGAATCCCGATTATTCCCCTGGTGGTTCGAGTGGTGGCGCAGCGGCGGCGGTGGCTTCTGGTATCGTTCCAGCAGCTGGAGCCAGTGATGGCGGCGGCTCAATCCGTATCCCTGCCTCGTTCACCGGCTTGTTCGGGATGAAGCCAACCCGTGGACGTACCCCAGTAGGACCAGGTGTAGGCCGTCAATGGCAAGGTGCTTCTATTGACTTTGCATTGACAAGATCCGTACGTGATAGTGCTGCTATGCTGGATCTACTGCAGGTCGTACAGCCAGAGGCCGCTTTTCAGACACCTCTATATCCAGGCGTCTATCTGGACGATCTATTCAAGCCTGCACAGCGAAAACTACGCATAGCGTTCACAACGGCTTCACCAGTAGGTACTTCTGTTACTAATGAAGCAGTAATCGCTGTACTCAAGACTGTAAAATGGCTCGAAGCTGAAGGGTATGAAGTTGAAGAAAAGCTAAGTCCAGTAAATGGCGTAAGGCTGATGGAGAATTACTATACGATGAACACTGGGGAAGTGGCAGCGATGTTCGTGTCACTGGAAAAAATGATGGGACGCTCCATTAATGCCAGTGAAGTGGATATCGTCACTTGGGTCCTCGGGGAAGCCGGAAAAAAAGTCTCTGCGGCTGAATTCGTGCATAGTCTGGATGAATGGGATATTGCAGCCGCTCAAATGGCAAGTCTGCTAAACCGCTACGATCTATACATCACACCAACAAATGCAGATTCAGCCCCTAGAATTGGCGAGTTAACGCATAGCTCTGCTGAGATCGAGAAGCTGCTGCATGTACATGAGCTGCCGAAAGAGGAACAACAGCGAATGATTTACGCTATGTTTGAGCCAAGTCTAACCTATACGCCGTTCACTCAGCTCGCCAATTTGACAGGCCAACCAGCAATGAGTGTTCCCGTCCATATGTCCCGAGAGGGTCTGCCGATGGGGGTACAGGTAATGGCTGCTAAAGGCCGGGAAGATTTACTGCTACAGCTTGCAGCCCAGCTTGAACAATCCGAGCTGTGGGTAGGGATGACAGGGAATCCGCTTTTCCCTTGA
- a CDS encoding TetR/AcrR family transcriptional regulator, translating to MNGFEKRAAQIKLKIMKTTMEMLKSWEPKRLRIADIAKEAGVSQVTIYNYFGSKEALLSESFKDFVQKEIQEFEDCIHEEHSLKEIIGYILSMERETYRGLSPATVNELMIEDQEMFHYIEERYANDILPLLVKMVEDGKARGEISNKVSTKGILTLMGMYMRNAGELLDEASKQEDMDAYIEEAIHIFFYGICGREQE from the coding sequence ATGAATGGATTTGAGAAAAGAGCCGCTCAAATAAAGCTCAAAATTATGAAGACTACCATGGAGATGCTCAAGAGCTGGGAACCCAAACGTCTCCGGATCGCAGACATTGCGAAAGAAGCAGGTGTCTCACAGGTGACGATTTATAATTATTTTGGCAGCAAGGAAGCGCTGCTCAGTGAATCCTTTAAGGACTTTGTTCAGAAGGAAATTCAGGAGTTTGAAGATTGCATTCATGAAGAGCACTCTCTAAAGGAGATTATTGGTTACATTCTATCCATGGAAAGGGAAACTTACCGTGGATTATCTCCCGCGACTGTGAATGAGCTTATGATTGAGGATCAAGAAATGTTCCATTATATTGAGGAACGATATGCGAATGATATTTTGCCGTTGCTGGTGAAGATGGTTGAGGATGGGAAAGCGCGGGGAGAAATCTCAAATAAAGTATCCACCAAAGGGATACTTACACTAATGGGGATGTATATGCGTAATGCGGGTGAACTTCTAGACGAGGCCAGCAAACAGGAAGATATGGATGCCTACATAGAGGAAGCCATCCATATCTTCTTCTATGGCATTTGCGGGCGGGAGCAGGAGTAA
- a CDS encoding ABC transporter ATP-binding protein — translation MLVVEGLTKRFSNGKGIEDVTFTVNKGEVFGFLGPNGAGKSTTIRHIMGFMMPDQGYASIHGLDVWKAQGTVQKHIGYLPGEINFFDGMTGISFLKFMSGMQGMKNTTKQDHLIERLQFDAATPIRKMSKGMKQKVGIVAAFMHNPEVIILDEPTSGLDPLMQKVFIDLVLEEKAAGTTFLMSSHSFQEIERTCDRAAIIKDGRIITVKDIHELQSMQRKLFEVVFANREDADQFASSGLQVEAREGNMVRIAVQGNYDQFIQETGKYNIRSMDVFTQNLEDIFMDYYDREGAVQ, via the coding sequence ATGCTAGTAGTTGAAGGCTTAACCAAACGATTTTCGAATGGCAAGGGAATCGAAGATGTAACGTTTACTGTAAATAAAGGCGAGGTATTTGGATTTCTGGGGCCAAACGGCGCAGGTAAATCTACGACCATAAGACATATCATGGGATTTATGATGCCGGATCAAGGATATGCGAGTATCCATGGACTTGATGTATGGAAAGCACAGGGCACAGTCCAGAAGCATATCGGCTATCTACCCGGTGAAATCAACTTTTTTGACGGGATGACAGGCATTTCTTTCCTTAAATTCATGTCTGGCATGCAAGGGATGAAGAACACTACTAAACAAGACCACCTGATTGAACGACTGCAATTTGATGCCGCCACTCCGATCCGCAAAATGTCAAAGGGAATGAAGCAAAAGGTCGGCATTGTCGCAGCTTTCATGCACAATCCTGAAGTTATTATTCTGGATGAACCTACCTCCGGACTTGACCCGCTTATGCAAAAGGTATTTATAGATCTCGTATTGGAGGAAAAAGCAGCCGGAACCACCTTTCTAATGTCCTCTCACAGCTTTCAAGAAATTGAGCGTACCTGTGACCGAGCTGCAATCATTAAAGATGGACGTATCATCACCGTAAAAGATATCCATGAACTGCAATCAATGCAGCGCAAGCTGTTTGAGGTTGTTTTCGCGAATCGTGAAGATGCAGATCAATTTGCCTCCTCTGGCCTGCAGGTGGAAGCTCGTGAAGGGAATATGGTCCGCATTGCCGTTCAGGGCAATTATGATCAATTCATTCAGGAGACCGGAAAATACAATATCCGCAGCATGGATGTGTTCACGCAGAATCTAGAGGACATTTTCATGGACTATTATGACCGTGAGGGGGCCGTGCAATGA
- a CDS encoding ABC transporter permease subunit produces MNLPLYKEMMRVNLKGIMNYAFGSAFYILFMIWLYPGIAGSTQAIDDLIKAMPEGVGKAFGLTSGFTSAEAFISGEYYGLILVLILSIVCVQMSTQLMARLVDRGSMAYLLIAPTTRRKVATTQALVLTTALLLIMGVTTLAGLLGKAWFLGSEYEFNSGRFAQLNTVAFLLFFAVGGIAFLVSSVCNDEKKALGISGAITFGFFTLDLLGKISDKLEGLRYLTLFSFYQPGKIVQGNVEVIQVSSWLLLIGVLAFALGIGLFRRRDLPL; encoded by the coding sequence ATGAATCTTCCACTCTATAAGGAAATGATGAGAGTTAACCTGAAAGGAATAATGAATTACGCCTTCGGTTCTGCCTTCTATATTCTATTTATGATCTGGCTATATCCAGGGATTGCCGGAAGCACACAAGCTATTGATGACCTCATTAAAGCTATGCCGGAGGGTGTGGGCAAAGCCTTCGGGTTAACCAGCGGCTTCACCAGTGCTGAAGCTTTTATCTCAGGAGAGTATTACGGACTTATTCTGGTACTGATTCTATCCATTGTGTGTGTACAAATGTCGACGCAGCTCATGGCTCGACTCGTGGACCGCGGCTCTATGGCTTATCTGCTCATTGCACCAACAACGCGGAGAAAAGTAGCTACTACGCAGGCGCTTGTACTCACGACAGCTTTGTTACTGATCATGGGGGTAACCACACTCGCCGGATTATTAGGTAAAGCATGGTTCCTCGGCAGTGAATATGAATTTAACAGCGGCCGATTTGCTCAGCTAAATACTGTGGCCTTTCTATTGTTTTTTGCCGTTGGGGGAATTGCTTTTCTCGTATCCTCGGTATGTAATGATGAGAAAAAAGCACTTGGAATATCCGGCGCCATCACCTTCGGATTCTTTACTCTAGATCTGCTCGGTAAAATAAGCGATAAGCTAGAGGGGCTGCGTTACCTGACCCTATTCTCCTTCTATCAGCCTGGTAAAATCGTTCAAGGAAACGTAGAGGTCATTCAGGTCTCTAGCTGGTTATTGTTGATCGGTGTCCTCGCTTTTGCCTTAGGGATCGGGCTGTTCAGACGACGGGATCTTCCACTATAA
- a CDS encoding extracellular solute-binding protein, translating to MKKKFGLLLATVLTLSTVLAGCGGKDDSKTITFWTPLTGDDGAYMDQIVKDYNATNPEIKVKHVITADMYTKISTVLASNKGVPDLAIIHADRVPGFVKQGVLESMQDTVLPAQPELKAENYLPQAWNTGNIDGTQYTVPLDIHSNVMYYNKDLLKKYNAESFLDDNVVTIDEMLSLQGKLDEGDYVVNDALLGWVILAQIQNLGGDIQADGKPAVNTPVFKQAFEDVKKIADAGLMTPFGEDGYLMFQSQNVLFSTDGTWSSTAHAGVEGLNFGVTNIYSPTADKFTNRSSSHLFAMLKNDKRTDEKEVGIANFLEYVRTNSMEWAKAGQNVASNVVNQSPEYQNYMQSFFTSNEKEIESLYIYTYEYYPYIAEAVDTYCADIVRGNVDLDETLATMQKFVEDKIAESSSAAK from the coding sequence TTGAAAAAGAAATTCGGTTTATTATTGGCAACAGTTCTAACGTTATCTACGGTGTTAGCAGGATGTGGTGGTAAAGATGATAGTAAGACGATTACGTTCTGGACACCACTGACCGGTGATGATGGTGCTTATATGGATCAAATTGTTAAGGACTACAATGCTACGAACCCAGAGATTAAAGTAAAACATGTGATTACAGCTGATATGTATACAAAGATTTCTACTGTGTTGGCTTCCAACAAAGGTGTGCCTGATTTAGCAATTATCCACGCTGACCGTGTTCCTGGATTTGTTAAGCAAGGTGTCCTAGAGTCCATGCAAGATACCGTATTACCAGCACAGCCTGAACTAAAAGCTGAAAATTACTTACCGCAAGCTTGGAACACTGGTAACATCGACGGAACGCAATACACAGTGCCTCTTGATATCCACAGTAACGTAATGTACTACAATAAAGATTTGCTGAAGAAATATAATGCTGAATCATTCTTGGATGATAATGTGGTTACGATTGATGAAATGCTTTCCTTACAAGGGAAATTAGATGAAGGCGACTATGTAGTAAATGATGCCTTGCTCGGCTGGGTTATCCTGGCTCAAATTCAAAACTTGGGCGGAGATATTCAGGCTGATGGTAAACCGGCTGTTAACACCCCAGTATTTAAACAAGCGTTTGAAGATGTTAAGAAAATCGCCGATGCGGGTTTGATGACTCCATTTGGTGAAGACGGTTACTTGATGTTCCAATCTCAAAATGTTCTTTTCTCCACAGATGGAACTTGGAGTTCTACAGCACATGCTGGAGTTGAAGGCTTGAACTTTGGTGTGACTAATATTTATTCTCCTACTGCTGATAAGTTCACGAATAGATCCTCCTCTCACTTATTCGCTATGCTCAAGAACGACAAGAGAACAGACGAAAAAGAAGTGGGTATTGCTAACTTCCTGGAATATGTTCGTACCAACTCAATGGAATGGGCAAAGGCTGGTCAAAACGTAGCAAGTAATGTCGTTAACCAAAGCCCAGAGTACCAAAACTATATGCAATCCTTCTTTACTTCTAATGAAAAAGAAATTGAATCCCTTTACATTTACACATATGAATACTATCCATACATCGCGGAAGCAGTAGATACTTATTGTGCAGATATCGTTCGTGGCAACGTTGATCTTGACGAGACCTTGGCAACGATGCAGAAATTTGTAGAAGATAAAATCGCAGAGAGCAGCAGTGCAGCGAAATAA
- a CDS encoding MarR family transcriptional regulator yields MNEDRYQNVDGLMEAFQQFARMNWRKTTVWGLKPSEVRMLVSLKLGKEREGKKGQTVSDISKFLKVTSPTVTQMVNSLIAQGYVVRSADAQDRRISEITLTEKGEHLAEMAITKSRNTFKGMIDYMGKEKTDSLMGLLNEVYDYFEELNDQQSES; encoded by the coding sequence ATGAACGAAGATAGATATCAAAATGTGGATGGACTAATGGAAGCCTTTCAGCAATTTGCCAGAATGAACTGGCGTAAAACTACGGTCTGGGGATTGAAGCCAAGCGAGGTTCGGATGTTGGTCTCTTTAAAGCTGGGCAAAGAACGGGAAGGGAAGAAGGGCCAGACCGTTTCAGATATTAGCAAGTTTCTAAAAGTCACCTCTCCTACGGTTACGCAGATGGTCAATAGCCTGATTGCACAAGGATATGTGGTGCGTTCTGCCGATGCACAGGATCGCCGAATTAGTGAGATCACGCTTACGGAAAAAGGAGAGCATCTGGCTGAAATGGCCATAACGAAATCTCGGAACACCTTTAAAGGCATGATTGATTATATGGGCAAAGAAAAGACAGATTCGTTGATGGGGCTGTTAAACGAAGTCTACGATTATTTCGAAGAATTGAACGATCAACAAAGCGAATCCTAA
- a CDS encoding MarR family transcriptional regulator has protein sequence MDTQNSQEQKLIIAFENIKRLTSRPSSKEAISYREFMMMYVINNLMKQKKLSEVVEEQQGVMISRLSDLLQISRPTATQMVNSLEEKGYVVRTTSGTDRRVVYIGLTNKGEQIYDSQMATFSGILSEVTEKVGKKEIDQLIFLCDRFQEAVHEVRSRQLFNPSDEDPLVMDSV, from the coding sequence ATGGATACCCAAAATAGTCAAGAGCAGAAGCTAATCATAGCATTTGAAAATATTAAACGTTTGACCTCACGTCCGTCCTCGAAGGAAGCTATTTCATATAGAGAATTTATGATGATGTATGTCATAAACAATTTGATGAAGCAAAAGAAGCTTTCAGAGGTAGTCGAGGAGCAGCAGGGAGTCATGATTTCCAGATTAAGTGACCTGCTCCAAATTAGCAGACCTACTGCGACACAAATGGTAAATAGCTTGGAGGAGAAGGGTTACGTGGTGCGAACAACGTCCGGTACAGATCGGCGGGTTGTATATATTGGTCTGACGAATAAAGGGGAGCAGATTTATGATTCCCAGATGGCTACTTTTTCAGGTATTCTAAGTGAGGTTACGGAAAAAGTAGGTAAGAAAGAAATTGACCAGTTGATTTTTCTGTGTGATCGTTTTCAAGAAGCGGTGCATGAGGTCAGAAGCCGCCAGCTTTTTAATCCATCCGATGAAGATCCACTCGTAATGGATTCCGTATAG
- a CDS encoding MDR family MFS transporter, whose product MEHLTQKKKVTIMIALMAAMFFAAINQTIVGTAMPRIIAMLGGIEHYTWVITIYMLTSTIATVLVGKLSDIYGRKPFLLAGIVIFIIGAFLSGLSTNIFQMITYRGIQGLGGGILMSATVTAVGDLFAPRERAKWTGIMMAIFGFSSVIGPTLGGFMVDHMAWKWIFWIFLPFGVVAFFMIWRMFPKTARSTSESIDYLGSIFLSLTIVALLLGFSWAGTKYDWGSPEILGLFGASVLGVIILILIERKAKSPVLPLSLFKNSIVTISMVVGFLMNAGMMGAMIYLPFFVQGVEGVSPTNSGFINMPMSLAMIVLSTLVGRWISKSGKYKRYALIGMPFMVAAMILMAFMSNITMAVVSMIVFGIGLGLSMPVFTLTVQNAVAPSLLGVATATNTLFRNLGGTIGIAVMGTIMNSTLANKLETAVSSGKGPDLTKLDPESAKQLSAFMNPQMLLDQPKLKELHATLPEQIQPLFNQLIEMLRNALSDSLTVVFLSGTALLLIAALLVIFLKEIPLRSGEKKMEVQAEGKSGSKNLEKSVPATH is encoded by the coding sequence CTGGAGCATCTCACTCAGAAAAAGAAAGTTACAATTATGATTGCTTTAATGGCGGCTATGTTTTTCGCAGCAATCAACCAGACGATTGTGGGTACTGCAATGCCCCGAATTATTGCGATGTTAGGAGGCATTGAACATTATACTTGGGTCATCACCATTTATATGCTCACCTCAACAATCGCTACTGTACTTGTCGGTAAACTATCCGATATTTATGGGAGAAAGCCATTCCTGTTAGCAGGGATCGTTATTTTTATTATAGGTGCTTTCCTATCCGGATTGTCGACCAATATTTTTCAAATGATCACTTATCGCGGGATTCAAGGTCTAGGCGGCGGGATTCTAATGTCGGCTACCGTAACCGCTGTAGGTGATTTGTTCGCTCCTAGAGAGAGAGCCAAGTGGACTGGTATTATGATGGCCATATTTGGATTCTCTAGCGTAATTGGTCCTACCCTTGGCGGCTTCATGGTGGATCATATGGCCTGGAAATGGATCTTCTGGATCTTCTTGCCTTTCGGTGTCGTGGCTTTCTTTATGATTTGGAGAATGTTCCCTAAAACTGCACGCTCCACCTCTGAATCCATCGACTATTTAGGCTCCATTTTCCTTTCCCTTACCATTGTTGCACTCTTGCTCGGCTTTTCATGGGCAGGAACAAAGTATGACTGGGGTTCTCCAGAAATTCTCGGCTTGTTCGGAGCGTCTGTTCTAGGAGTCATCATTTTGATTCTGATTGAACGAAAAGCTAAAAGCCCAGTGCTGCCATTATCCTTATTTAAGAATTCCATCGTAACCATCTCCATGGTTGTCGGCTTCCTGATGAATGCCGGTATGATGGGCGCAATGATCTATCTACCCTTCTTTGTTCAAGGTGTAGAAGGTGTCTCCCCAACCAACTCCGGATTCATTAATATGCCGATGTCACTGGCAATGATTGTACTTAGTACGCTTGTGGGAAGATGGATCTCCAAATCAGGTAAATACAAGCGTTATGCCCTGATTGGTATGCCATTTATGGTTGCAGCCATGATCTTAATGGCCTTTATGAGTAACATTACTATGGCAGTAGTCAGCATGATTGTCTTCGGTATTGGGTTAGGACTATCGATGCCTGTATTTACCTTAACGGTACAAAATGCCGTAGCCCCTTCCCTGCTAGGTGTTGCTACAGCTACAAATACTTTGTTCCGTAATTTAGGTGGAACCATAGGGATTGCTGTTATGGGTACCATCATGAACTCAACATTAGCGAATAAATTAGAAACCGCAGTTTCCTCTGGTAAGGGTCCAGATTTAACCAAACTTGACCCGGAATCCGCTAAACAGCTTTCCGCATTTATGAACCCGCAAATGCTGCTAGATCAGCCTAAGCTGAAGGAACTGCATGCAACGCTGCCAGAGCAAATTCAGCCGCTCTTCAACCAATTGATTGAGATGCTGCGAAACGCACTAAGTGATTCCCTGACGGTTGTATTCTTAAGCGGTACGGCGCTACTACTTATCGCAGCCCTGCTTGTAATATTCCTTAAAGAGATTCCGTTACGTAGTGGAGAGAAAAAAATGGAGGTACAAGCAGAGGGAAAAAGCGGAAGCAAAAACCTTGAAAAGTCTGTACCTGCTACACATTAA
- a CDS encoding carbohydrate ABC transporter permease — protein sequence MSNQALNSLDNRPVVNRSGKEKGPSNISISKYVSYTFLLILCVIWVIPVIFGISTSFRSQTEVVSSGFRLFPETWVFENYVNILNNTSTAPILRWLGNSLFIATTHTILVVIVISITGFGYTRIKFKGRDTLFFTLLGISFFPGVVNLIPSYKIIDSLGWVNTSWAMIIPGLAGMGNIFLVRQFMNGIPKELDESAKVDGASDFRIFAQIILPLVKPILIVCGLFSFTGSWNDFLWPVIVYTDVDKMPVTAGLLLLQDIYGNYRMIGQLMGSAILAIIPTLLLFIFAQKYFVQSINLNSGIKG from the coding sequence ATGTCAAATCAGGCGCTAAATAGTTTGGATAATCGTCCAGTTGTTAATAGATCAGGCAAAGAAAAAGGGCCATCCAATATTAGCATTTCAAAATATGTATCATATACTTTTTTACTTATTCTTTGTGTGATTTGGGTCATTCCAGTGATATTCGGAATTTCCACATCATTTAGATCACAAACGGAAGTGGTTTCCTCAGGCTTTAGACTATTTCCTGAAACATGGGTCTTTGAGAACTATGTTAATATTCTGAACAATACTTCTACAGCCCCGATTCTACGTTGGTTAGGAAACTCATTGTTTATCGCGACAACCCACACCATTCTGGTAGTTATTGTGATTTCGATTACAGGCTTTGGTTATACCCGTATTAAGTTTAAAGGAAGAGACACGTTGTTCTTTACTTTGCTGGGGATATCCTTCTTCCCGGGTGTAGTTAACTTAATTCCTTCTTATAAAATTATCGATTCCTTAGGTTGGGTGAATACTTCCTGGGCAATGATTATTCCTGGTCTTGCGGGTATGGGGAATATCTTCTTGGTCAGACAGTTTATGAATGGTATCCCGAAAGAATTAGACGAATCAGCAAAAGTTGACGGGGCTAGTGACTTTAGAATTTTCGCACAAATTATATTGCCGTTAGTTAAGCCAATTCTGATTGTGTGCGGATTGTTCTCCTTTACGGGTTCTTGGAATGACTTCCTCTGGCCGGTTATCGTATACACAGATGTAGATAAAATGCCAGTTACAGCTGGTTTGCTCTTGCTTCAAGATATCTACGGAAACTATCGTATGATCGGACAACTAATGGGTTCAGCGATCTTAGCGATCATTCCAACCTTGCTGCTATTTATATTTGCTCAAAAATACTTCGTACAATCGATTAACTTGAATTCAGGTATTAAAGGTTAA